A window of Paenibacillus phoenicis genomic DNA:
ACGGCAACGTACCGCTGGTTTTCGGTGTCCAAGGTGACTGTCTCAGCCTCTACATAGGGGGCGGCAGCGGCTTGCACGTCTTCCAACGTCACTTTGTCCCTATCGCTCAGCGCCATCACGGCCGCCCGCAAATCGGAAAGCTTGATCAGCAGCTTCGTTTCGCCGTCGGCTTGGGCGGAGACGATATCTTCGGAGACGTTGACCATCCCTTGAGAATTCGTTACCGACTGCACGACCAGCGTGCCGATCACGAGCAGCATGGCAACTAAGAGCAGCACAGAGATTAAAGCATAACCTTGCTCTTGGCGGATTGTGGCTAGTCCTCGTTTTGTCATCCACACGCACCTCACGAAATCAGTTTGATGGAAACGAACAGATAGATTGGCTCGACCTTGGGCTCATTCTTTAGCGCCACTTGAAGGTTCACCCACAGATCGTTAGGGCCTTTGGAAAAAGTGGTGCCGGTTAAATCCAACCTCTCGTCGCTGAAACGTTCGCCGTTGAGGAGAAGCTGTCCCCCGACAAGCTGAAAGCGGAGCGTCTGGGTCGTTTCCGTCAGCGCATCGGTGACCACTTCCGCTTGAAATTGCGTAAAGGTGCCCGAGCCCGAAATGGACACGGCGTTTCTCAGCTTGGTCTGAAGGGCTGAACTGAGCGTGATCGCTTCGTTCCGAAGCTGGGTTTCATGGTTAACCCGTCCAAAAGCGAACAGCGATGTGGTCAGCACGGTAGACACCAGGACGACCAGCAATCCGGATAAAGCCAAGGCGGCCAGCAGCTCCACCAGCGTAATTCCGTCTTCCCGGCGAATCAGCCGCAATCGATGCTTCATGACGAGCCCCCTCCGGCGATTGCGTAGTTTTTCTTCACAGCCCCGGTTATCGAGACTTTGTGTCTATATTCGCCTGCGCCCTGGGATGGGTCAGGCTGCCAATAGGCTGTTACGGTGATGTACAGAATGTCAGGATGGGAAGGATAGTCCGAATGATGGCTGCTCACCTCGGTTTCTAGCAAATAGATTCCGCGAGTGATATTCGGCAGCGTTCCCGGGGATCGGCTAGCCCAAGTCTGCAGCTGCGAAAACCCCATCGCTTGCACCTCGTGCAGTCGGGCGTTCGCCAGATGGGTTGCGGATAAACGCTGATTCGTAAGTCTGCTCTGCGATGCACTGTTCGAGAAATAAGATAACAAAGCTAAGCAGACGACGGAGAGAATCACTAACGCCAGGGCTACCTCAAGTAAGGTCAGACCGTCTTCCCGCGCAAATGCCCGGAGAAGAGGTGATTTTTTTTGTCTATAGGCAGGTTCCATGACCGTCCCCTCGCTTTCAAAACGGGATACATATGCAGAGTGTTGTTAATCGATAGAGAGTTCTGTCGACCTATGTAATCTAGGTATATTTTACTACAAAAATGATAGCATCGTTTTAGTGAAAGGTATATAATCGGTATTAAATTACTACGATTTATTTTTCTGGAACTATTTTTGTTTGCTATAAATAGGACAATAGAACTATTAATTAAATCGCATGAAAACTCCAACAGGGATGAGGTGAACCATGTACACGATCAAGAAAAGGTTGGGTGAACTTCTGCTGGAATCCGGAATCATCACGGAGCAGCAGCTGCAAGCCGCTTTGGAGGAACAGCAGCGCACCAGAAAAAAGCTTGGTGACGTGTTGTTAGCACAAGGCGTCTTGACGGAGCACCAGCTCATCGAGGTGTTGGAATTTCAGCTGGGTATTCCTCATGTCACACTATCCAGGTTTCAAATTGATACGAAATTAAGCCAGGTCATTCCGGAGCAAATGGCCAGACGGTATCAAGTGCTTCCGATCCGCGTAGACGGACGTAAACTCATGGTTGCAATGGCCGATCCTTTGGATCTGTTTATCATCGACGACCTCAGAATGAGCACCGGCTTTACGATCGAACCGGCGATTATTTCGCGGGGCGAGCTGCAGCGGGGCATTGCCCGGTTGTATGGTCTGCAGGACTCCATGAATGAAATGATCAAGGATCTTGGGGCCGGCACCGCTCAAATTGAAGTTGAAGATGCGGTGATTCAGGGTGAGGAATCGCCTGTCGTCCGGCTGGTGCAGCAAATGATTGAGCAGGCGGTGCGCCTTGGCGCCAGCGACATTCACGTCGATCCGATGGAGACCCAACTGGCGATCCGTTATCGGATTGATGGACAGCTGCGCAATGAGCGGACGATTCCGAAGTCGATGCAAGGCGTCATCATCGCCAGGCTGAAGATTCTCGGCAACCTGAACATCGCTGAACGGCGGTTACCGCAGGATGGCCGGATCAAAATGCTGGTGGATGGCCAAACGATCGATATCCGTTTGTCGTCGCTGCCAACCGTCCATGGAGAAAAAATCGTCATGCGGCTGCTCGACCTTGCCGAAGGCGTGAAGGGCTTGGACAAGCTGGGCATGACGGAGCAGACGTTAAGCCTGTTCCGGCGCATGATTGAGAAGCAGCACGGCATGGTTCTGCTGACCGGGCCAACGGGGAGCGGGAAGACGACGACCTTGTATTCGGCCCTGCAGCACTTGAACCGGGAAGAAACGAATATCATTACGGTCGAAGATCCGGTGGAGTACACGCTGGACGGCGTGAACCAAATGCAGGTTCATCCGGCTGCCGGATTGACGTTTGCCAGGGGGTTGCGCTCCATCCTGCGTCAGGATCCCAACATTATCATGGTGGGGGAAATCCGCGATCTGGAAACGGCGGAGATTGCAATTCGTGCTTCTTTAACCGGGCATCTCGTATTTTCGACTTTACATACCAATGATGCGGTGAGTACGGTCGTCCGGCTGCGTGACATGGGGATCGAGCCGTACTTGATCGCCTCGTCGCTAATCGGGATCGTGGCCCAGAGGCTGGTGCGCTGCATCTGCCCGGACTGCAAAACGGCCTATACGCCAGATCGGCAGGAAATGATTTATCTGGAGCGTCTCGGCATTCAAACGGACAAGCTGTACCGCGGCAACGGCTGCGGCACCTGCGGCAAAACCGGCTACCGTGGCCGGATGGCGGTGCATGAAGCGCTGCTGATCAGCGACGACCTGCGCACGGCGATTGTGGAAGGCCGCTCAATTCATGAGCTGCGCCGGATGGCGAAGGAGCAAGGGATGACGCCGTTGTTTGCCGACGGGATCCAGAAAGCGCTGGAGGGACAAACCACCTTGCAGGAAATCATCCGTGAAGTGGAAGAGGGAGAGCGATGAATCAAGGACCGATCGTGACGGACGGGACGTTTAACGGACTGTTGAAGCAGGCGTTTGATGCCGGCGCCTCCGATTTGCACGTGACGGTGAATTCGCCTCCGGTGCTGCGCATCGATGGAGCGCTTCGCGCCCTGGACGGAGAGCTGCTCTCGCCGTCCATGCTGGAGCAGATCGTGCAAGAGCTGATGAGCCCGGCGCAGTATAAGAAATTCACGGAGTTCGGGGAGCTGGATTTCTCTTACGGCGTGCCGGGCCTCTCCCGGTTTCGCATCAATGTCTTCCGGCAGCGGGGCTCGATCAGCATCGCGGCCAGGGTCATTTCGCCTTCGATCCCGCCCTTCGAAACGTTAAATTTGCCGCCGGTGCTGTTGAAGCTGGCGCAGAAGCCGCAAGGGTTGTTTCTGGTTACCGGCCCGACGGGAAGCGGCAAATCAACGACGTTGGCTTCGTTGATTGACCATATTAATCATACCCAGCGCAAGCATATCGTAACGCTGGAGGATCCGATCGAATACTTGCACCGCCACGACAAGTCGATCATTAATCAGCGGGAGGTGGGGCTGGATACGTTGTCTTTTGATAACGGACTGCGGGCTGCGCTTCGTCAAGATCCGGATATCATCTTGGTTGGCGAGATGCGCGATCCGGAGACGATTCGGACGGCCATCACGGCGGCCGAAACCGGTCATCTCGTCTTTGCCACCTTACATACGGCGGACGCTCCGCAAACGATCGATCGGATCATTGATGCTTTTCCACCGGCCCAGCAGGGGCAGATCCGGATTCAGCTGGCTTCGGTGTTGCTGGCAATCCTATCGCAGCGGCTGCTTCCGTCCCGCAGCGGGAAAGGGCGGGTGTGCGCGACGGAATTGCTGCTCAATCCGCCGGCGGTCGGCAACCTGATCCGGACGGAGAAGGTGCACCAAATTCGAAGCGTGATGCAGACAAGCTCCCAGCTTGGGATGCACACGCTGGAGATGAGTCTGCGTGAGCTGCTGCGGCAAGGGGCCATTGATGAGGCTGCAGCCCGGCCATACCTAGCGGAAAGCCCTCATTAATTCACGAGGTTAAGTAAACAGCAGATGTGTGAAGCGGAAGGACAGATGGAAGATGCCCCAGTACGTATATCAGGGCAAGGATGTGGTGGGGAAGCGATGCAAAGGGGCTCTGCAAGCCCCGGATCGGCCAACCGCGCTTGCCGAACTCAAGAGGCAGCAAATCGTAGTAACGGGTCTGCGTGAGCAGCGCGAGACGGTGTGGAATAAAGAGTTTTACCTGGGCAGCCCGGTGAAGAACGAGCAGTTCGTCGTGTTTTGCCGGCAGTTTGCCACGATGATTAAGGCGGGAATCTCGATCGTGGAGGCGACCGCGATCTTAGCGGAGCAATCGGAAAGCAAACCGCTGAAGAAGACGCTGGCTGAAGTAACCGCCGAGCTCCGTAAGGGCAATACGCTCTCCGGGGCGGTCGCGGCGTACCCGCGGATTTTTCCGTCGATCTTTGTACATATGGTTCGCGCAGGGGAAGAGGCAGGCAGCATGGAAGAGACGCTGGAGCGGCTTGCGGTGTATTTTGAAAAAGCGCATGTCACGCGGGAGAAAGTGAAGTCCGCGATGACCTATCCGCTGATCGTCAGCGTGATGGCCGTGTTTGTGATTATCTTCCTGTTGAAATTTATGATTCCCCGCTTTCAAGCGATGTTCGCTGAATTAGGCGGTGATTTGCCCGCGATTACGAGGTTTACGCTTACCCTCAGCCGCAGTGTGGAACAGCATTGGATCGTATGGCTGCTGGCCGCTTTGGCGGCGGTTGCTGTGGTCTACCTGCTCTTGAAGTGGGAGCGAGGGGCGTATGCTTGGGATTATATCAAGCTCAAAGTCCCCGTGTTCGGGATGCTCAATCGGAAAAGCGCGATCGCCCAGATGACGCGGACGTTGTCTTCGTTGTTTGCCAGCGCGGTGCCGGTGCTTCAAGCCTTGGCGATCGTAGAGAAGGCCGTCGGCAACAGGGTGATCGGAGCGACGCTGCAGGAATGCCAGGCATCGCTGCGCCAAGGACGGCCGCTGTCAGAGCCGCTGCGCCAGTCGTGGGTGTTTCCGCCGCTGGTCACCCAGATGATTCGGGTTGGTGAGGAGACCGGTTCGATCGATGCGATGCTGGGCAAGGTGGCCGATTTTTATGAACGGGACGTTGAGAACACGGTGGACAAGCTGAAGCAGCTGATCGAGCCGGCGATGATTTTGCTGCTGGCTGGCGTGGTTGGCTTTATCATTGCTTCGGTAATGATCCCGATGCTTAGTATTTATCAAAGTATCAGCTGAATTGGGTTGAGCTCACGAAGTGAAGCAAATTATTTTAGGAGGTTAATTATTATGACAGCACTTATCCAACGGATTCAACGATTGCGCAAGGAAGAGAAGGGGATTACGCTCGTCGAGTTGCTGGCCGTTATCGTCATTATCGGGGTGATCGCTGCAATCGCGGTGCCTTTGATTTCCGGGTTGTTGAACGATACGAAGGAGAATGCCAGAACAGCAACGGCAAACCAGCTGTATGAAGCGGCGAGATTGAGATCGATTACGAAAAACAACGGGGAAGTTACAGGGACGCATAAGCTGTCCGACTTGGTTAGTGAAAAATACATCCAGAGCGGAATTACAGATCCCAAAACCGGGGCGGCATTAGGCGACAATACTTCCGTAAATCTGGACAATTGGAATACGGAGAATGCTGTAGTCACGTTGATCATCGGCAGTGATAGCGTCAGTTTTAAAACCTCTGAATTAAAAGCAGGTAAGAAGCTTGCTTCTTCTACAGACTGAAGCGGATGGACGCGAATATGATCCTGACGGCGCTGAATGTTGCCGGTGGGCTGGCCCTGGGGCCGGTCCTGGCGTGGTACGGGCGCCGGCTGGTGGCGAAGCGCGGGCTGCTGCGCGCAAGCAGCAGCCAAGCCGCAGGCCCGGCAGCGGGCGAAGCGGCCGCCGCCCTTGGGACGGCGGCGCTGTTCGCGCTGATGCACCTGCAATTCGGTGCATCGGGCGCATGGGCGCTCGGCCTGCTGCTGAGCGCGCTGGCCGTGCTGTGCGCGGTCACTGACCTGACCGCGCATATTATCCCCAACGGCGCCGTCCTAGGCTTCGGCGCCGTGCTGCTCGTCGCCGCCCCGCTGGCGGGCGGCGTGCCGTTGTGGAGCCAAGCGCTGGGCGCGCTTGGCGGCGGCGGTCTGCTGCTGCTGATCGCCCTCCTCACCTCCGGGAAAGGGATGGGGATGGGCGACGTGAAGCTGCTGACCGTCTTTGGCTGGGTCGTCGGCTTTCCCGGCGTGCTCCTGGCCTTGTTTCTGGCCAGCGCAGCCGGCGCGGCCGCCGGACTGCTGCAGCTGGCGTGGGGCCGCAGAAGACGCGGCCAGACGCTGGCGTTTGGTCCCTTTTTGGCAATCGGCACCCTGGTGGTTTACATGTATGGAAAGGAGATCATCCATTGGTATCTGCAAAACGTCATTCCTTTTTACTAAACCGGCGGTCGGCCCACATTGGGATTACGATCGATGAGGATGGAATCCGTTTCGTCAAATTTGACGCCAAACGTGGCATCGTAGAACGGGCCGGCTTGCTGCCGGTGGATGCCGAACTGAACGAGGACGGGGTTCCCGACGTGTCCGGCTTCACCGAGATGGTGAAGCGCTGGGCGAACCGCCGGGGACTAGCCGGGAAGAAAGTTCGTCTAGCGGCGCCCACCTCCCAATCGTTTATCCGCTTGCTCCAGGTCCCGAAGGTGAGCAAAAGGCAGCAACGCCGCGTGACCGAACTGGAGATCGAAGGCAGCATTCGCCTGCCGTTTGAGGATCCGGTGATTGACTACCATTGGATCGAGGAGCGCGAGGAGGGGGAGGCGCTGCTCACGTTTGTGGCCGCCGTGCCGCGTCCGATCATTCAAGAGATGGTGTCTTCACTGGAACAAGCTGGACTTCGTCTGGAAGCGGTCGATTTGGCGGCCATTGCGCTGTCGCGCATCCTTCGGCAGCAGCGCCTGCTAGGGGAATCCGGCAATGTGATGGCGATTAATTTCAAAGCCAAAGAAGCGGAGGTCTATACCTACCACCAGGGGTTGCCTGATTTCGTGCGCACGTTTCCCTTGGAGCCGATGTCCGGGGACAAGCTGAATACGTGGCGGTATGGGGAGATCGTCTCCTCGGTGACCCGGATCATGAATTTCTATGAGTATACGCTGCATGAAGGGCATGAACGCGTGCAAGGCATCGTGATTGCCGGCGCCGCGCCGGACAAGCCGGAGATCGTGCGCCAGCTGTCGGCGGCTTTTGATCAGGTGAGCGTGTCCGAAGTGGACTTGTCCCCGTATTTTGCTGGACAGGAAATCGCCGACCAAGGCAGCTATGCGATTGCCCTTGGCCTCGCCATGAAGGGAGCGGAAGGCCGATGATCGATATCAATTTGCTCCCTCCCAAGCCGCGTCCGGCTTCCTCTGGAGTCCTTCTCCCGCTCTTGTTGCTGCTCGCCGGGCTTGGGCTTTGCGCTTACTTTGGGTATGCCTTTTGGGGCGTTCACGAGACGGCTGCTGAATTAACTACGAGAATCGCCGAAACGGAACGGCAGCAGGCGGAGTTGCAAAGCGAACTGCAAAGCTTGGGGACTGCGGGAATCGGAGCGGCGGGCATCGAGTTGATCGAGAAGCTAAGTGGACAGCGGCCGGATGTGAAGGCGCTCATCACCAGCCTGGAAGCCCCGCTTCCCGCTGGGGGCACGTTGGAAACGGTACGCTTTCAAGAGACCGTACTCACTTGGACGTGCCGATTCGCCAGCTTAAGTGAAGCTAGTGCCTATTCCACCGCGCTGCGTAAACAGCCGGAACTAAGCGGCGAGCTGATTCAATCGGTGAAAGAGCTGCCGGGGCGGGGGTATATCGGCACATTTGAGCTGAAGCCGGGAACGGGAACGGCGGAACAGGCAGGTGACGGCGAATGAATACGGAACATCGCTCCGGATCGGCCGGAGCCCGCTGGATGCTGGTTGCTGCGCTGGTGCTGCTAGCGGCGGGATCGTTTTATTTCTTCGGATACCGGCCGGAGATGGAGAAATCGGCGAACCTGGCGTCCGACCACGAAGCCAAACAATTATTTCTGCAAAAAACACAGGCGATTGTTGAGGCCAAACGGGCAGATGCAGCAGCATCGGACGCTTTGGCCGATACGGCCAAGCGGGAGGCAGCGGTACCGGAGGAGCCCGACCGGGAAGGGATTTTGCTAGACCTGGAACGAGCGGCCAAGTCCTCCGGCGTACAGATTCGGGAGGTTGTCTTCGAAGGGCCGGAAAGCGGCGGGTCCTTTGCGGTTTCCGCTGATGCCGCGGCCGTAGATAATTCCTTGTCTCTGGACGGAAGTGTGTCCATTTTGAACAGTCTGCCCGCAGGTTCATCGTCGACAGACGGCGTTCCTTCTGCATTGGGGGCTTCCGGATTGTTAAATGAAGCGGAGCTCAGTACGGCGGGGTTCACCGTGATGTCGCTGCAGCTTCAGCTCCGGGGGAGCTTGGCGGAAGTCAAAAACTTCGCCGTAGCTCTGCAGAAAGCCGACCGGCTCTATATCGTCGACTCCTTTGAATATGGAAGAGAAGAAGAGGTGGAGAGCAAAACGGCGGTGTTCCGGCTGTTGGCATTGTACCGGTAACTCAGGAAATCAGAGCTCTTTACGTTTGAATTAAGCATTCCGGCGGTGTGCTGGGGTGCTTTTTTTTCTATTTCCAACGATTCCTTGATACTTTTTGGTATGTTTCCCGTATAAATAACTATAATGCTGAAAGGTGGTGCAACAGGGGGATGGAAATGTGGGCGATTTGGCTCATCGTCGCCGGAATCTTATTGGTACTTGAGATGATGACGATGACTTTTTACCTGCTATGGCTCTGCATCGGTTCGCTGGTTGCGGTAGTTGTAGCTTTGGTGGCCCCCGAAGCTTACTTCTGGCAGGTCGCTTTGGGCTGTCTGGTCGCCGTAGTCCTGACGGTGTTTACGAAGCCGCTTTCCAGAAAATTTCGCACAGCAAAAGGATTTAAGGATATCGGTACCGAACTGGTAGGGAAGCAAGGCGTCGTTGTGGAATCGATTGAACCCGGTCAATACGGCATCGTGAAGGTTGGGGGAGATTCGTGGAGCGCGAAGGCCTCCGTCCCGATCGGCAGGGATGAGAAGGTTCGGGTGCTGGCGCGAAGCAGTACAATTATCGAAGTAGAAAGATGGGAGGAAATTACTTAATGCAATGGGCAATTATTGCGGTCATTGTGGTCGTTGTTGTCGTATTTGTCTCACTGACAGTCAAAATCGTACCGCAGCAACGGGTGGGTGTCGTTGAACGGCTCGGTAAATTTAACCGTTTGCTGACGCCGGGTCTGAACGTCCTGATCCCGATCATCGACCAGGTGCGGACGTATCACGATTTGCGGATTCAACAGACGAATGTGCCGCCGCAAACCGTCATCACCAAAGATAACGTACAGGTGCAGATCGACACGATTATTTTCTATCAGGTTGTAAATCCGGAACAAGCAACGTACGGCATTTCTGATTTTGTGTACGGGGTGCGTAACATTACAACAGCTACGCTGCGTCAGATCATCGGTAAAATGGAACTGGACGAAACGTTGTCCGGTCGGGAGAAGATTTCAACCGATATCCGGACGGCGCTTGATGAAGCGACCGAGAAGTGGGGCGTGCGGATCGAACGGGTAGAAGTCCTCGACATCCGGCCGCCGGTCGATATCCAAGAAGCGATGGACAAACAAATGAAGGCCGAGCGGAACAAACGGGCCATCGTGCTTGAGGCCGAAGCCGCCAAGCAGGATATGATCCTGCGTGCGGAAGGTGACAAGCAAAGTAAGATTCTGAAAGCGGAAGGCGACAAGGAAGCGCGTATTCGCGAAGCCGAAGGCTTCCGCCAAGCCCAGGAGCTGGAGGCGCTGGGTCAAGCAAAAGCGATCGAGTCGATTGCCGCCGCCGAAAAGACGCGGATCGAAATGCTGCGCGACGCTGCTTTAACCGAAGCCGTCCTGGCGTACCAGTCCTTCGAAGCGTTGAAGGAAGTGGCCAAGGGACCGGCCAACAAGGTATTTCTCCCATCGAATGCGATCGAAACGCTGGGAAGCCTCGGCGCGATCGGCGAAGTGTTCAAAGCTGGCAAGGACGGCAAATCATAAGCTTTCAAATGAAGAAGCCCGGCAAGAGATTGTTCTTGCCGGGCTCTTTTTCATGCTTAACTCGATCGGCGCTCTCTCGGTCGGTTCCTCTATATATGAACGGCTCAGGAATGCCGGTTCGACAATTGCGCCTTCAGACGTTCCAGCTCTTCGTTGACGGCGGCGGACTGGGTTGTGCCTGCATCCGCGACACCGGCCGTTCTCCCGTAGCTGGCGGAGACTTCTTGCTGAGCTTCCCAGCTCAGGATCTTCTCCTCCATGCGCTCGAAGCCCCGCGCGGCTGCGCCGCTTTCGATGCCGCGGCTAAAGTTCGGCCGTTCGGTCTCGGCTTTGACTTGTACCTTGCGGGCACGGGCTGCCAGCTCGTTACGTTTCTCCTTCAAGCGGGCAAACTCCGCTTTGCCTTCCGCGATGCGAATCTCCAGCTCAGCGACGCGGTCACGGGCCTCCTGCGCTTCTTTGGCGTACAGCTGCGCTTGCTCCTCGTAACGGATTTTCTCCGCAGCCGCATGGCGCGCCGTCACTTCATCGCCTTGCTCCAGAGCGGTCAAAGCCCGAATTTCACTTTGCTTGGCCAGATGCGCGATATCTGCGCTTTTTCGCTCCTGAACGGTCGCGGTCATTTGCTGCTCCTTCAACAGTTTCTCAGCGGCGGCGATGTCGTCCTCCAGGTTGCGTAAGTATTGGCCGGTCATCAGGACCGGATCCTCCAGTTTGTTTAACACTTCATGAATGGAAGCCTTGGCCAGATTGGCGATACGATCAAATACGCTGCTCATTGGAATCTCTCCTTTAGGGTTAATAGAGTTTGGGAACTTTCACAGATCAAAACGGGGAAAACGGATCATCGTAGCTGTAGCTGCCGATCGGTTCCTTGGGAACGATGAGGCTTGCGATCAGGTACAGGGCTACGACGGTGCCAAAGCTGAAGAATACCGCAACGACGGCGATCAGCCGCACGACCGTGGAGTCAACCCCAAGCCATTGGGCGAGCCCGCCGCACAGGCCGCTCAGTTGCTTATCCGTTGCCGAACGATACAGTTTTCTCATGGTCAACCACTCGCTTTCATTTATTTTTAAGTCAATAGGATCATGGGGACTGAGTCTCGATTGAACGAATGTGTTATCCGTTGTTCATGTCTTCATTCTACCGGGAATGGCGGCAGGGCATAACGGGCTGGGGACGGTTTGTGAACTGGACCTTGGTCGGGCCGGTTCCTCGTCTGGAAGTCGGGGCAGGGGCTTGGGCGCGGGAGGGATTCTGGCAAGTGAAATGAAAAAAAGCTTGACGTCACGCCTATGTAAGCGCTTATTGCGGGAAGTGGACGTTTTCGTTATAGTGTTGTGCATAAGGGAGGGGCGCCGATGTTTTTTTCGCTACGCAATCGGCTGATTGCCGTATTTGTCGTCTTATTGGTCATTTCCTTCTGCGTCATGTTCCTGATCAGCTATAACAAGTCCAGCGCGATCTTGCGCTCTGACAGCGAAACGGCGGCATTGGAAAAAATGACGGCCTACACCGCACTCATCAACTCCACGATTGGCCAAATCTACGATTTCTCCTCAGTGATCTATAACAGTGACATCACGAACGACTGGAGCGAATTCGTCTCCGATCCCACGCAGTCCGAAGGGCAGAAGATGCTGAAAAATATCCAGCTCAGCAAATTTTTGACGCGGACGGTGAACAACTATTCCATCATCGCCACCGCCTCGATTTATCGCAAAGACGGGCTGTATGTCGGTCTGGACAACCAGATCTTGCAGGACCCGTCGTTTTTGGAGACGGACTGGTATCGAAATTTTTACGAGTCTGAGCAGCATTGGGCCCCGGCGGCGGTGGATCCGTTTGAACCGGTGCGTTTGAAGGAGCATGAGGTCATCAGCTTCCTGATCCCGATCGGGACGTTCAGCGTTTCCCAAGCTACCGCCATCATGAAGGTGAACGTTCGCGCTGAATACTTCAAGGACCCGCTCAGCCAGGTGCATCTCGGAACCCATGGTACGATTTTTTTGCTTAGCGGCGAAGGTGAACCGCTGTTAGGCCAGCCGTTATCAGATTTCAGCGAACCGGTCCTGAACAAGCTGGGGGAGATCCGGGAGCGGGGGCCGCGGGAAGGCGTATTTTATGCCAAACCTCAGGGCGAGGACATGATCTACGTCTATAAAAAACTGCAATTTAACGATTGGATGCTCGTTGGGGCGGTCTCGGAAAATGAACTGCTGGCCAACCTGATCAATCTGAAATCAGGGATTTTGGTGGCGACCGGGACACTGTTGGTGTTCGCTGTCCTTGCGGCCGTCTGGATTTCCTACAGCATTACCAAACCGCTGGGCGGCTTGGTGGCAGCGATGCGGCTTGTCCAGCGCGGGGAGTTCGCCCAGGCGGAGCAGCGTATTCCTGAGCGGCAGCAGGTGAACCATGAGGTCGGGTTCGTGACGGCCACGTTCCGTAACATGATTGTACGGCTGCGCGCCCATTTGAAAAGCGAGTTTGAATTGAAGCTGCGCCGGCAACAGGCGGAATATCGGGCGCTGCTGATGCAGATTAATCCGCATTTTTTGTTTAACACGTTGGAGTTACTCAGCAGTCTGGTGATCCAGAGGCGAACGGATGATGCAGTTGACGTTATCGAATCGCTAGGCAAAATGCTGCGCTTCTCGCTGAATGCCAAAAGCGATCTGATCCCGTTGCGTGACGAAGTGACGTATACCGAATCTTTCGCTGCGATTCTGCACCATCGGTTTGCGGAACAGCTGGATTTGACGCTGGAGAACGCGGTGCCGGACCGTCCGGTGTATATCGTGAAGTTTATTTTGCAGCCGCTTGTGGAAAATGCCGTGAAATACAGTCAGGTCAAAAACGACGTTGCCGTTGTGCGCATCCGGATTTGGGAGGAGGATCAACGGCTGCTCTTGCAGGTGGCCGACAACGGAGTTGGCATGGAGCCGGACTTGGTGCGGCAGCTGAACGAGGAGTACCAGCATTCCCAACTGGAGCAGGTATTAAGCACCGGCGGGAGACAGATCGGCTTGCGGAATATTTTGGCTCGGTGTGCGCTTTATTATGGAGCTGGCTTTGCGTTTTCGATTCAATCGGCGTCCGGGGAAGGGACGACGATCACACTGAGTTTGCCGATAGGGGAGGGAAATGCGGATGTATAACGTGCTGCTGGTTGATGATGAACGGGAGATTCGTCAAGGACTAAGGCTAAAAATCGATTGGCAGCAGCTGGGCCTCCAGATCGCCGGGGAAGCGGGGAATGGTCAGGAGGCGCTGGAGTGGCTTCAGACCGGGGACTGCGACATTATCATTACCGATATGCGCATGCCGATCATGGACGGGGTGGAGCTGCTCGAAAGCTGTTCCCGGCAATATCCGGATATTCGTCTGATCGTGCTGACGGGATATGACGATTTTCAGTATGCCCATGCGGCGATCAAAAATCGCGCCAGCGACCTGCTGCTCAAGCCGGTGA
This region includes:
- a CDS encoding prepilin-type N-terminal cleavage/methylation domain-containing protein; amino-acid sequence: MKHRLRLIRREDGITLVELLAALALSGLLVVLVSTVLTTSLFAFGRVNHETQLRNEAITLSSALQTKLRNAVSISGSGTFTQFQAEVVTDALTETTQTLRFQLVGGQLLLNGERFSDERLDLTGTTFSKGPNDLWVNLQVALKNEPKVEPIYLFVSIKLIS
- a CDS encoding type IV pilus modification PilV family protein, whose protein sequence is MEPAYRQKKSPLLRAFAREDGLTLLEVALALVILSVVCLALLSYFSNSASQSRLTNQRLSATHLANARLHEVQAMGFSQLQTWASRSPGTLPNITRGIYLLETEVSSHHSDYPSHPDILYITVTAYWQPDPSQGAGEYRHKVSITGAVKKNYAIAGGGSS
- a CDS encoding GspE/PulE family protein, which gives rise to MYTIKKRLGELLLESGIITEQQLQAALEEQQRTRKKLGDVLLAQGVLTEHQLIEVLEFQLGIPHVTLSRFQIDTKLSQVIPEQMARRYQVLPIRVDGRKLMVAMADPLDLFIIDDLRMSTGFTIEPAIISRGELQRGIARLYGLQDSMNEMIKDLGAGTAQIEVEDAVIQGEESPVVRLVQQMIEQAVRLGASDIHVDPMETQLAIRYRIDGQLRNERTIPKSMQGVIIARLKILGNLNIAERRLPQDGRIKMLVDGQTIDIRLSSLPTVHGEKIVMRLLDLAEGVKGLDKLGMTEQTLSLFRRMIEKQHGMVLLTGPTGSGKTTTLYSALQHLNREETNIITVEDPVEYTLDGVNQMQVHPAAGLTFARGLRSILRQDPNIIMVGEIRDLETAEIAIRASLTGHLVFSTLHTNDAVSTVVRLRDMGIEPYLIASSLIGIVAQRLVRCICPDCKTAYTPDRQEMIYLERLGIQTDKLYRGNGCGTCGKTGYRGRMAVHEALLISDDLRTAIVEGRSIHELRRMAKEQGMTPLFADGIQKALEGQTTLQEIIREVEEGER
- a CDS encoding type IV pilus twitching motility protein PilT, with product MNQGPIVTDGTFNGLLKQAFDAGASDLHVTVNSPPVLRIDGALRALDGELLSPSMLEQIVQELMSPAQYKKFTEFGELDFSYGVPGLSRFRINVFRQRGSISIAARVISPSIPPFETLNLPPVLLKLAQKPQGLFLVTGPTGSGKSTTLASLIDHINHTQRKHIVTLEDPIEYLHRHDKSIINQREVGLDTLSFDNGLRAALRQDPDIILVGEMRDPETIRTAITAAETGHLVFATLHTADAPQTIDRIIDAFPPAQQGQIRIQLASVLLAILSQRLLPSRSGKGRVCATELLLNPPAVGNLIRTEKVHQIRSVMQTSSQLGMHTLEMSLRELLRQGAIDEAAARPYLAESPH
- a CDS encoding type II secretion system F family protein — encoded protein: MPQYVYQGKDVVGKRCKGALQAPDRPTALAELKRQQIVVTGLREQRETVWNKEFYLGSPVKNEQFVVFCRQFATMIKAGISIVEATAILAEQSESKPLKKTLAEVTAELRKGNTLSGAVAAYPRIFPSIFVHMVRAGEEAGSMEETLERLAVYFEKAHVTREKVKSAMTYPLIVSVMAVFVIIFLLKFMIPRFQAMFAELGGDLPAITRFTLTLSRSVEQHWIVWLLAALAAVAVVYLLLKWERGAYAWDYIKLKVPVFGMLNRKSAIAQMTRTLSSLFASAVPVLQALAIVEKAVGNRVIGATLQECQASLRQGRPLSEPLRQSWVFPPLVTQMIRVGEETGSIDAMLGKVADFYERDVENTVDKLKQLIEPAMILLLAGVVGFIIASVMIPMLSIYQSIS
- a CDS encoding prepilin-type N-terminal cleavage/methylation domain-containing protein: MTALIQRIQRLRKEEKGITLVELLAVIVIIGVIAAIAVPLISGLLNDTKENARTATANQLYEAARLRSITKNNGEVTGTHKLSDLVSEKYIQSGITDPKTGAALGDNTSVNLDNWNTENAVVTLIIGSDSVSFKTSELKAGKKLASSTD